The sequence CAATTTTGATACATTTGATCACGTTCTGTATGCGAGTAAAATAGAGGTTGATTTTATTCTCCGTAACGCAAAGGTACCGAATTTTGATATTTCAGACAATAAGTGTCCGTTTCTGAAGGATAATCATTGCAGTATCAGAGAGTATCGCACACTCGGGTGCCGGATCTTTTATTGTGACGCATCTTTCCGGGAAGCTTCTCATGTTTTGTACGAAAAATATCTTCGATTATTAAAAGAGTTAGGGGAGAAATATCAGGTAGAATGGAATTATGCTTCCTTTCTTCATCAACTTTCCCCAACATACGTCACACCCCGCTGATATGGGAACCAGATAAATAATGTTTTTTCTACTAACGCACTCTTTAAGAGAAAATAAATTGGACTATACTGAACATAGATCTTAATGCCGTGATGTCTCCTTGCTACGATTTTGATCAAATCGAAAGATTTTTCTTTAAAATAATACTTTCTAAAAAAGGGTTTTACCTTTAGTAACACACTATTCCCTCAATTATCACAAATCCGCCATTC comes from Candidatus Brocadiaceae bacterium and encodes:
- a CDS encoding YkgJ family cysteine cluster protein, whose amino-acid sequence is MTIKKPLRERFSAELLTIYQQLDEEVAREKPMCRGCGTCCNFDTFDHVLYASKIEVDFILRNAKVPNFDISDNKCPFLKDNHCSIREYRTLGCRIFYCDASFREASHVLYEKYLRLLKELGEKYQVEWNYASFLHQLSPTYVTPR